One Erythrobacter sp. SDW2 genomic region harbors:
- a CDS encoding ABC transporter substrate-binding protein → MADATLTIGFLPLVDACLPILAHEHGFAADEGVALTFVRDVSWATVLDRLLYGHTDGAHMLAPLTIATTLGLGRPAQPLTAPFVLGLNGNAITLSKPLAAMVASPGEYGDPAAVGARLREAAMAAKAQGRRLRFGVVHRFSSHNYKLRYWLAACGIRPDHDVEIVTIAPPFVPDALASGEIDGSCVGEPWSSVCVERDVGTIVLASAQIWRRGVEKVLAVREPVLADKAEAFAALIRAMRRAGRHFIDPANFAENARILASPPYLDANPALVLRAISDRLVLAHGAAPVHLPDLMFQHSEAANFPWMSQAAWLYSQMARWGHIAFDPADAARAMRVFRPDIYRAALIDTGDDLPNASSKVEGSVTQMTQVGAQQGTLTLSANRFFDGLTFDPDQIEAYLASLP, encoded by the coding sequence ATGGCCGACGCGACGCTTACCATCGGGTTTCTGCCGCTGGTCGATGCCTGCCTGCCGATTTTGGCTCACGAACATGGCTTTGCCGCTGACGAGGGCGTGGCGCTGACCTTCGTGCGCGATGTGAGCTGGGCCACCGTGCTAGACCGGCTGCTCTACGGCCATACCGACGGCGCGCACATGCTGGCGCCGCTGACGATTGCCACCACGCTGGGGCTGGGCCGCCCGGCGCAGCCGCTGACCGCGCCCTTTGTGCTGGGTCTGAACGGCAATGCGATCACTTTGAGCAAACCACTGGCCGCGATGGTCGCATCGCCGGGCGAATATGGCGATCCGGCGGCTGTCGGCGCGCGGTTGCGCGAAGCGGCGATGGCGGCCAAGGCGCAGGGGCGGCGGCTGCGGTTCGGGGTGGTGCACCGCTTTTCCAGCCACAATTACAAGCTGCGTTACTGGCTCGCCGCCTGCGGTATCCGGCCTGATCACGATGTCGAGATCGTCACCATCGCCCCGCCGTTTGTCCCCGATGCGCTGGCCAGCGGGGAGATCGACGGGTCTTGCGTGGGCGAACCGTGGAGTTCAGTCTGTGTCGAGCGTGATGTCGGCACAATCGTGCTGGCTTCCGCGCAAATCTGGCGGCGCGGGGTGGAAAAGGTGCTCGCGGTGCGCGAGCCGGTGCTGGCCGACAAGGCCGAAGCCTTTGCTGCACTGATCCGGGCCATGCGCCGGGCGGGCCGCCATTTCATCGACCCGGCCAATTTCGCCGAGAATGCCCGCATCCTTGCCTCGCCCCCCTATCTCGATGCCAACCCTGCGCTGGTGCTGCGGGCGATATCGGACCGCTTGGTTCTGGCCCACGGCGCTGCGCCGGTGCACCTGCCTGATCTGATGTTCCAGCACAGCGAGGCGGCCAATTTCCCGTGGATGAGCCAGGCCGCGTGGCTCTATTCGCAGATGGCGCGCTGGGGCCATATCGCCTTCGATCCGGCCGATGCGGCGCGGGCGATGCGGGTGTTCCGGCCCGATATCTACCGCGCTGCGCTGATCGATACCGGCGATGATCTGCCCAATGCCAGTTCCAAGGTCGAAGGCAGCGTCACGCAGATGACACAGGTCGGCGCGCAGCAGGGCACGCTGACGCTGTCGGCCAACCGTTTTTTCGATGGGCTGACCTTCGATCCTGACCAGATTGAAGCCTATCTCGCCAGCTTGCCCTGA
- a CDS encoding ANTAR domain-containing response regulator: MKIAIVDESSIRASIIEEGLGQLENAEIFTLTQRHGLLTAIERIAPDVVLIDLGNPSRDVLEEYFAVSRALSRPIAMFVDESDDASIAASIDAGVSAYVVDGLASHRIKPLLDLCIKRFHAFARLQSDLADAQGKLAERDHIDRAKRILMRSRSITEPEAYAELRRKAMSSNKRIAEIAEAVVSAHDLLGGD, from the coding sequence ATGAAGATCGCCATCGTCGATGAAAGCTCCATACGCGCTTCGATCATCGAAGAAGGCCTGGGCCAGCTCGAAAATGCCGAAATCTTCACGCTCACGCAGCGCCACGGGCTGCTCACCGCGATTGAACGGATCGCGCCGGATGTGGTGCTGATCGACCTCGGCAACCCGTCGCGCGATGTGCTGGAGGAATATTTTGCGGTCAGCCGCGCTTTGTCGCGCCCGATTGCCATGTTCGTCGATGAAAGCGACGATGCCTCCATCGCCGCCTCGATCGATGCGGGGGTTTCGGCCTATGTGGTTGATGGCCTCGCCAGTCACCGGATCAAGCCGCTGCTCGATCTGTGCATCAAGCGGTTCCACGCCTTTGCCCGGCTGCAATCCGATCTGGCCGACGCGCAGGGCAAGCTGGCCGAGCGCGACCATATCGACCGTGCCAAGCGGATCCTGATGCGCAGCCGCAGTATCACCGAGCCGGAAGCCTATGCCGAATTGCGGCGCAAGGCGATGTCTTCGAACAAGCGGATCGCCGAAATCGCCGAAGCGGTCGTGTCCGCGCATGATCTGCTGGGAGGGGACTGA
- a CDS encoding MFS transporter, with product MQPGEHSSDRHRLTQWRPEDPAFWQAQGERIARRNLYISIPALLLAFAVWMVWSVVVAKLPQVGFAYSTDQLFWLAALPGLSGATFRIVYSFMVPIFGGRLWTTISTASLLIPAIGIGYAVRSPDTPYTTLVVVALLCGLGGGNFASSMSNISFFFPKAQKGNALALNAGLGNLGVSVMQFAVPLIITAGVFGALGGAAQQTADGGPLWLQNAGFVWVPFIIASTLLAWFGMNDIADAKASFADQEVIFQRKHNWLMCGLYTGTFGSFIGFSAGLPLLAKQQFPQVDVLQFVFLGPLVGLPGHVHLDVLHDRGGQCLHLPDDPQHHPAGSSAPDARARP from the coding sequence TTGCAACCAGGTGAACACAGCAGCGATCGACATCGCCTCACGCAATGGCGGCCCGAAGATCCCGCTTTCTGGCAGGCGCAGGGCGAACGCATCGCGCGGCGCAACCTCTATATCTCGATCCCCGCCCTGCTGCTGGCCTTTGCGGTGTGGATGGTGTGGTCGGTGGTGGTGGCCAAACTGCCGCAGGTCGGGTTTGCCTATAGCACTGATCAGCTGTTCTGGCTGGCGGCCTTGCCCGGCCTTTCGGGGGCGACCTTCCGCATCGTCTATAGCTTCATGGTGCCGATCTTCGGCGGGCGGCTGTGGACCACAATATCCACCGCGTCCCTGCTGATCCCGGCCATCGGCATCGGCTATGCGGTGCGCAGCCCTGATACGCCCTACACCACCTTGGTGGTGGTAGCCCTGCTGTGCGGGCTTGGCGGGGGCAATTTCGCCTCGTCGATGTCGAACATCAGCTTCTTCTTCCCCAAGGCGCAGAAGGGCAACGCGCTGGCGCTCAACGCCGGGCTGGGCAATCTGGGCGTGTCGGTGATGCAGTTCGCCGTGCCGCTGATCATCACCGCAGGCGTGTTCGGCGCGCTCGGCGGGGCTGCACAGCAGACGGCAGATGGCGGCCCGCTGTGGCTGCAGAACGCAGGCTTTGTGTGGGTGCCGTTCATCATCGCCAGCACCCTGCTCGCATGGTTCGGGATGAACGACATTGCCGATGCCAAGGCCAGCTTTGCCGACCAGGAGGTGATCTTCCAGCGCAAGCACAACTGGCTTATGTGCGGGCTTTATACCGGCACATTCGGCAGCTTCATCGGCTTTTCCGCCGGCCTGCCGCTGCTCGCCAAGCAGCAGTTTCCGCAAGTGGACGTGCTGCAATTCGTTTTCCTCGGCCCGCTGGTGGGGCTTCCTGGGCATGTTCATCTTGATGTTCTTCATGACCGGGGTGGGCAATGCCTCCACCTTCCAGATGATCCCCAACATCATCCGGCAGGAAGTTCCGCACCTGATGCCCGAGCTCGCCCCTGA
- a CDS encoding pyridoxamine 5'-phosphate oxidase family protein: protein MAAQAAGLVNLLSGNAAKAAVAQGVSHDLYRVDDPELIMAAAREIMKEDWVGVLITIDETGMPRARPVGVNDPTDDWSLWMSTRRGSRKTKQIMANPRAALHFGLDDIANGTKNAYYASFTGHASVHTDAPSIAAHGPPEHYRSQWPNYPDDLALIRFLPQTLEVMGKGIKPSQQHWQPQAVHFGNN from the coding sequence GTGGCTGCGCAAGCTGCAGGCCTGGTGAATTTGCTCTCTGGAAACGCGGCAAAAGCGGCGGTCGCCCAAGGCGTGTCACACGACCTCTATCGGGTCGATGATCCCGAGCTTATCATGGCCGCCGCCCGCGAAATTATGAAGGAAGATTGGGTCGGCGTACTGATCACAATCGATGAGACTGGCATGCCTCGCGCCCGCCCTGTCGGTGTCAATGACCCGACAGACGACTGGAGCTTATGGATGTCGACAAGGCGAGGAAGCCGAAAGACGAAGCAGATCATGGCAAACCCCAGAGCAGCTCTTCACTTCGGCCTCGACGACATCGCAAACGGTACGAAGAATGCCTACTACGCGAGCTTCACTGGGCACGCTTCGGTTCACACAGACGCTCCGTCGATTGCGGCTCATGGTCCCCCTGAGCATTATCGGTCACAATGGCCCAATTATCCTGACGACCTCGCCCTGATCCGCTTCTTACCACAGACGCTTGAAGTAATGGGCAAGGGCATCAAGCCTAGCCAACAGCATTGGCAGCCACAGGCAGTGCACTTCGGAAACAATTGA
- a CDS encoding ParB/RepB/Spo0J family partition protein, with protein MIQSINLKKLVPSPRNVRKSSDVLADLQLRADIAARGLLQNLVVRKGKRGKFEVEAGGRRLAALQALAEEGTLPESHEVTCLVIEGEESEVREASLAENFQRLAMNPADEAQAFAAIIEAGATTEDVARRFGLTVRFVEGRLRLASLAPCVFEALAEGTITLDMAKAYGAISDVERQAHVYAELQDAWYQITPDTIRRMVLDATVRGSDPRAVLVGRDVYLAAGGRIERELFDDDASESWIDVALLEGLAHKAMEETAEKAALEYGLAWVRPTLGNYVSHDLVEGMSRLPCEPAPMTEQEVRELGELEADYDRVAAVLEDEDSDEEEIAKAERELVVIDRAMRELNDRPPVLADELKSEAGAFLVLSRNGEPTLVPQYYTETEVIIDEGVVEAIEESGAAKPKGSSLSQRLLDELAMQRRDILAIHLANDPSLALDFMVFTLADADGHDWRAKKASTLVGSAASGPITGFEAKNAPASAALAEFAGSLDESWRAGTNDVERFARFRTLSDEARSAWLGHVVSRTLVASLACYGERSVPLHEALGSLLEIETAHWWRPSAANYFDRVAKARTLEALDAVGGADLVSRYAASKKAELASAAERIFSGNFIGEAELKERAQAWVPSIMRFGGTGDVELADHEGDEVANAEGTGEIAEQAA; from the coding sequence ATGATTCAGTCGATCAACCTGAAGAAGCTCGTTCCGAGCCCGCGCAACGTTCGCAAGTCGAGCGACGTGCTGGCCGACCTCCAGCTGCGGGCAGACATTGCTGCGCGCGGTCTGCTGCAAAACCTCGTCGTGCGCAAAGGAAAGCGCGGCAAGTTCGAGGTCGAGGCCGGCGGTCGCCGGCTCGCCGCGCTGCAGGCACTGGCCGAAGAGGGCACCTTGCCCGAAAGCCATGAGGTCACCTGCCTCGTCATCGAAGGCGAGGAAAGCGAAGTGCGCGAGGCCAGCCTTGCCGAGAACTTCCAGCGTCTCGCGATGAACCCAGCCGACGAGGCGCAGGCCTTCGCGGCGATCATCGAGGCAGGCGCTACCACCGAAGACGTGGCGCGCCGCTTCGGCCTCACTGTCCGTTTCGTCGAAGGACGTCTGCGCTTGGCAAGTCTCGCGCCTTGCGTCTTCGAAGCGCTCGCCGAAGGCACGATCACGCTCGACATGGCCAAGGCCTACGGCGCGATCTCCGACGTGGAGCGCCAAGCGCATGTCTATGCCGAGCTGCAGGACGCCTGGTACCAGATCACGCCTGACACGATCCGCCGCATGGTGCTCGACGCCACGGTGCGCGGTTCCGATCCACGCGCTGTTCTTGTCGGTCGCGATGTCTACCTCGCTGCGGGTGGCCGGATCGAACGCGAACTGTTCGACGACGATGCCAGCGAGAGCTGGATCGATGTCGCGCTGCTCGAAGGCCTCGCGCACAAAGCCATGGAAGAAACCGCAGAAAAGGCCGCGCTTGAATATGGCCTTGCCTGGGTGCGTCCGACGCTTGGCAATTATGTCAGCCATGACCTTGTCGAAGGTATGAGCCGCTTGCCTTGCGAACCTGCGCCGATGACCGAACAGGAAGTACGGGAACTCGGAGAACTTGAGGCCGACTACGACCGCGTCGCCGCCGTGCTCGAAGACGAGGACAGCGACGAAGAGGAGATCGCCAAAGCCGAACGCGAACTGGTCGTCATCGACCGCGCCATGCGCGAGCTCAATGATCGTCCCCCTGTGCTTGCCGACGAGCTGAAATCCGAGGCTGGTGCCTTCCTTGTCCTCTCGCGCAATGGCGAGCCGACATTGGTCCCGCAGTACTACACCGAGACCGAGGTCATCATTGACGAAGGTGTGGTCGAAGCAATCGAGGAAAGTGGAGCGGCAAAGCCCAAGGGCAGCTCGTTGTCGCAGCGCCTGCTCGACGAGCTCGCGATGCAGCGGCGCGACATACTGGCAATCCATCTCGCCAACGATCCGTCACTGGCGCTCGACTTCATGGTCTTTACGCTGGCCGATGCCGATGGACACGACTGGCGTGCCAAGAAGGCGTCCACGCTTGTCGGCTCGGCCGCGTCCGGCCCGATTACTGGGTTCGAGGCCAAGAATGCACCGGCGAGCGCTGCTCTGGCCGAGTTTGCCGGGTCGCTCGATGAAAGCTGGCGTGCTGGGACAAACGATGTCGAGCGGTTCGCGAGATTCCGGACCCTTTCCGACGAGGCGCGCTCGGCCTGGCTCGGCCATGTCGTCTCTCGCACGCTGGTTGCCAGCCTTGCCTGTTACGGTGAGCGCTCGGTGCCACTGCACGAGGCGCTCGGCTCGCTCCTCGAAATCGAGACCGCGCATTGGTGGCGTCCTAGCGCTGCCAACTATTTCGACCGCGTGGCCAAGGCGCGCACGCTCGAAGCACTCGACGCCGTCGGCGGTGCCGATTTGGTCAGTCGCTACGCTGCCTCAAAGAAGGCTGAGCTTGCGAGCGCAGCCGAGCGCATCTTCTCGGGCAACTTCATCGGCGAGGCCGAGCTTAAAGAACGGGCACAAGCCTGGGTTCCTTCGATCATGCGTTTCGGTGGTACCGGAGATGTCGAATTGGCCGACCACGAAGGCGACGAGGTGGCCAACGCAGAAGGAACTGGCGAGATTGCCGAGCAGGCTGCCTGA
- a CDS encoding strawberry notch-like NTP hydrolase domain-containing protein — MFQSDLFPGGEQLPSMPLAYAIGTRVAALLASGRHLTRTDISGLFAEETGVLDWGGAWTIDDYNSAVEIGALLWLRESSRIDLATNVHEVEARFDWLEAALPPRHVRSEAQVELQQFSTPPMLAWLMAKAAAVCAQDTLLEPSAGNGALALWGYLQNASLLLNEIDPARRDGLAHVFPTATITAHDGELIADLLRGPVPSAVLMNPPFAHSHERGKDGDTAMRHLRGAIRAAANGARIIAIMPDGFDASTFAKAQDEASLLLNVRLEQMFRRTGTGIAVRLVVIDKVPTASSSTIIGDACDLIALGELVTELPPRAKTSAGLHCLPVGKPARLVCKPSTQRTPVRPVAPFAATPAAKANAVNLAYSVLADPAPVPEQAGIYLPYRPSRIAFEDAPVHPTPLVESVAMGSVAAPQPDVCPRLPAGWQADGLLSEAQCETLVYAAQAFARDLPGRFKVSQEGTSLELSEDGHAYRQGFFLGDGTGAGKGRQIAAVIMDRWLAGERRHVWITKNEALLEDARRDWEALGGLPLDIQPLSRWKLGHPVTMSEGILFVTYPTLRSGRAEDTRLDQILAWAGEDFDGVIAFDEAHAMANALGGSSTRGKVKGSEQGMAGLRLQNHLPRARVLYASATGASDIANLGYTSRLGLWGPETAFPTHEAFMTEIRAGGVAAMELVARDLKAQGLYLARALSFAGVEYEILEHSLTEAQVRIYDAYAEAWAIIHRNLEAALEATRVVDEDSGDTLNRNAKAAALSIFEGTKQRFFAQLLLSMKLPSLIPAMEAALGEEHSVVVQLVSTAETMLDRRLADLSDEEREALDIDLSPREYVIDYLSKSFPVRLMQVFADEDGNLRSEAMSDGEGNPVFCPRAIAARDALIEQLCALPPIATALDAIIEHFGTDAVAEVTGRTRRLVQGRDGEQRLERRSPSANVAEAQSFMEGTKRILVFSDAGGTGRSYHADLGCRNQQRRVHFLLEPGWRADNAIQGLGRTNRTNQASAPLFRPVTTDVKGERRFISTIARRLDALGALTRGQRQTGGQNLFDPADNLESDYARDALSRWFQLLYDGKLEATSFANFVERTGLRLENPDGGLSDNLPTIQRWLNRILALPIALQNAIFDEYLGLVEARIEAAREAGTLDQGLETVRVDHFMVLADEFLRTDPVTGAETRLVSLEVTRHLRPLRLQRLVRMHEIGSPHAIPMRNARSGKVALSVPARRLIADDGAVIERRRLLRPLKSASWTLEALGESHWNEIGVAAFTSAWRAEEEEAAVSPVTERVHFATGLLLPVWKRLPGDHVRVTRLVAEDGQSVIGREVLDIDLAAIAETYGLSGVAGPAAEQLGDLVLASGKPLGLASHDPLTVKRSLVGGEQRLELTGFSPDRLDWYKGKGCFTEIIRYRTRLFVPVSAASSVLPALAA, encoded by the coding sequence ATGTTTCAATCAGACCTGTTTCCCGGCGGCGAGCAGTTGCCGTCCATGCCCTTGGCCTATGCCATTGGCACCCGAGTTGCCGCGCTTCTTGCTTCGGGACGTCATCTTACCCGTACCGACATTTCCGGGCTGTTCGCCGAAGAGACCGGTGTTCTGGACTGGGGAGGTGCCTGGACGATCGACGACTATAACAGCGCGGTCGAGATCGGCGCACTACTCTGGCTTCGAGAGTCCTCACGGATCGATCTGGCGACGAACGTACACGAAGTCGAAGCGCGGTTCGACTGGCTCGAAGCAGCCTTGCCGCCACGGCACGTTCGCAGCGAAGCACAGGTCGAGCTCCAGCAGTTCTCGACCCCGCCAATGCTGGCCTGGCTGATGGCGAAGGCCGCAGCTGTCTGCGCGCAAGACACGCTCCTCGAACCGTCCGCAGGCAATGGTGCCCTTGCTCTGTGGGGTTACCTCCAGAACGCTTCGCTGCTCCTCAACGAGATTGATCCGGCAAGACGAGACGGTCTGGCCCACGTCTTCCCCACGGCCACCATCACTGCGCATGACGGGGAACTGATCGCCGACTTGCTTCGCGGCCCTGTTCCGTCTGCCGTGCTAATGAACCCGCCATTCGCTCATAGCCATGAACGCGGCAAGGACGGCGATACCGCTATGCGTCACCTGCGCGGTGCGATCCGAGCGGCCGCGAATGGGGCGAGGATAATCGCCATCATGCCCGATGGCTTTGACGCTTCCACGTTCGCCAAAGCACAGGACGAAGCGTCGCTCCTGCTCAATGTCCGCTTGGAGCAGATGTTTCGCCGGACAGGGACGGGGATTGCCGTTCGCCTGGTCGTGATCGACAAGGTGCCGACTGCATCCTCGTCAACGATCATCGGAGATGCCTGCGACCTGATTGCGCTCGGCGAACTTGTCACCGAGCTGCCGCCACGAGCGAAGACCTCCGCCGGCCTCCATTGCCTGCCCGTCGGCAAGCCAGCGCGCCTTGTTTGCAAACCTTCGACCCAACGCACGCCGGTCCGACCGGTAGCGCCGTTCGCTGCGACGCCAGCAGCCAAGGCGAATGCGGTCAATCTTGCCTATTCTGTTCTCGCTGACCCCGCGCCGGTGCCTGAACAGGCAGGCATCTACTTGCCTTACCGCCCCAGCCGCATCGCGTTCGAAGACGCGCCGGTTCATCCTACTCCGCTCGTGGAATCGGTTGCCATGGGTTCGGTCGCGGCACCGCAGCCCGATGTTTGCCCGCGGCTTCCCGCAGGTTGGCAGGCCGATGGCCTGCTGTCCGAAGCGCAATGCGAAACACTGGTCTACGCTGCCCAGGCATTTGCGCGCGATCTTCCGGGCCGGTTCAAGGTTAGCCAGGAAGGCACCTCGCTGGAACTCTCCGAAGATGGACACGCATACCGCCAAGGCTTTTTCCTTGGCGACGGGACCGGAGCGGGCAAAGGACGGCAGATCGCCGCGGTCATCATGGACCGCTGGCTCGCAGGCGAGCGCCGGCATGTCTGGATCACCAAGAACGAAGCGCTGCTTGAAGATGCACGCCGCGACTGGGAAGCGCTTGGCGGGCTGCCGCTCGATATCCAGCCGCTCTCGCGCTGGAAACTTGGCCACCCTGTAACGATGTCCGAAGGTATTCTCTTTGTCACCTATCCGACGCTGCGCTCGGGGCGCGCCGAGGATACGCGGCTCGACCAGATCCTTGCCTGGGCGGGCGAGGATTTCGACGGCGTGATCGCTTTCGACGAAGCCCACGCCATGGCCAATGCCCTCGGGGGCTCTTCAACCCGTGGCAAGGTCAAGGGGTCCGAACAGGGTATGGCGGGCCTCAGGCTGCAGAACCATCTCCCGCGCGCCCGCGTGCTCTATGCTTCGGCCACCGGCGCCTCGGACATCGCCAACCTCGGTTACACCTCACGGCTCGGCCTGTGGGGACCCGAAACTGCCTTCCCGACCCACGAGGCGTTCATGACCGAGATCCGCGCTGGCGGCGTCGCGGCGATGGAACTTGTCGCTCGCGATCTCAAGGCCCAGGGCCTCTATCTCGCCCGCGCGCTGTCCTTCGCCGGGGTCGAGTACGAGATCCTCGAACACAGCCTGACCGAAGCGCAGGTGCGGATCTACGACGCCTATGCCGAGGCCTGGGCGATCATTCACCGCAACCTCGAGGCAGCGCTAGAAGCAACCCGCGTTGTCGACGAGGACAGCGGCGATACGCTCAATCGCAACGCCAAGGCGGCAGCGCTGTCGATCTTCGAAGGCACCAAGCAGCGCTTCTTTGCCCAGCTCCTGCTCTCGATGAAATTGCCGAGCCTGATCCCCGCGATGGAAGCAGCGCTTGGCGAAGAGCATTCGGTTGTCGTGCAGCTGGTCTCGACCGCCGAGACCATGCTCGACCGGCGCCTTGCCGACCTCTCCGACGAAGAACGCGAAGCGCTCGATATCGATCTGTCTCCGCGTGAATACGTGATCGACTACCTTTCGAAGAGCTTCCCGGTGCGCCTGATGCAGGTCTTCGCCGACGAAGACGGCAATCTTCGCTCCGAGGCGATGAGCGACGGAGAGGGCAATCCCGTTTTCTGCCCGCGCGCCATTGCTGCGCGCGATGCGCTGATCGAACAGCTTTGCGCACTGCCGCCCATCGCCACTGCGCTCGATGCGATTATCGAGCACTTTGGAACCGACGCCGTCGCCGAGGTCACGGGCCGAACCCGGAGGCTGGTCCAGGGCCGCGATGGTGAGCAGCGCCTCGAACGGCGTAGCCCCAGCGCCAACGTCGCCGAAGCGCAAAGCTTCATGGAAGGGACCAAGCGCATCCTGGTCTTCTCGGACGCGGGCGGCACAGGACGTTCCTACCACGCCGACCTTGGCTGCCGGAACCAGCAGCGCCGTGTTCATTTCCTGCTCGAGCCGGGCTGGCGCGCCGACAACGCGATTCAGGGTCTCGGCCGCACCAACCGCACCAACCAAGCCTCGGCCCCGCTCTTCCGGCCGGTAACCACCGACGTGAAGGGCGAACGCCGCTTCATCTCGACCATTGCGCGCAGGCTCGATGCCTTGGGCGCGCTGACGCGCGGCCAGCGCCAGACCGGCGGTCAGAACCTGTTCGACCCGGCAGACAATCTCGAAAGCGACTATGCGCGCGACGCGCTCAGCCGCTGGTTCCAGCTGCTCTATGACGGCAAGCTCGAAGCCACGAGCTTCGCCAACTTCGTCGAGCGCACTGGCCTACGGCTTGAAAACCCCGACGGCGGGCTCAGCGACAATCTCCCCACGATCCAGCGCTGGCTAAACCGCATCCTCGCGCTTCCGATCGCGCTGCAGAATGCCATATTCGATGAATATCTTGGCCTCGTCGAAGCACGGATTGAAGCCGCGCGCGAAGCTGGAACGCTCGACCAGGGGCTGGAAACCGTGAGGGTCGATCACTTCATGGTCCTCGCCGATGAGTTCCTGCGCACAGACCCCGTGACCGGAGCGGAGACCCGTCTCGTCTCGCTCGAAGTGACAAGGCACCTTCGGCCCCTACGCTTGCAGCGCCTGGTGCGGATGCACGAGATTGGCAGCCCGCACGCGATCCCGATGCGCAATGCGCGCTCGGGCAAGGTTGCGCTGTCGGTTCCTGCCCGGCGCCTGATCGCCGACGACGGGGCCGTGATAGAACGTCGGCGCCTCTTGCGTCCGCTCAAGTCCGCGAGCTGGACACTTGAGGCACTCGGTGAAAGCCATTGGAATGAAATTGGCGTCGCTGCGTTCACGAGCGCCTGGCGGGCCGAGGAAGAGGAGGCTGCCGTTTCACCGGTAACTGAGCGAGTCCATTTCGCTACCGGACTTCTGCTTCCGGTCTGGAAGCGCCTGCCCGGCGATCACGTCCGCGTCACCCGGCTCGTTGCCGAAGATGGTCAATCGGTCATCGGGCGCGAAGTGCTCGATATCGATCTCGCAGCAATCGCCGAGACCTATGGCCTTTCCGGGGTTGCCGGACCAGCCGCAGAGCAGCTCGGTGACCTCGTTCTCGCCAGCGGCAAGCCGCTGGGCCTTGCAAGCCACGATCCACTCACCGTGAAGCGCTCGCTGGTCGGCGGCGAACAGCGCCTTGAGCTTACCGGGTTCTCGCCCGATCGGCTCGATTGGTACAAGGGCAAGGGCTGCTTCACCGAGATCATCCGCTACCGCACGCGGCTGTTCGTGCCAGTCTCCGCAGCCTCGTCGGTCCTCCCCGCGCTTGCCGCCTGA
- a CDS encoding toprim domain-containing protein, with the protein MSLSVQTHPNRSLAETARRICESRGGKWSGTKGMACCPAHDDRTPSLGVSLGRQAILFHCFAGCDQQSVLAALAREGFEAPALFAGSATTNEPESTSTRKPSAVALRIWREAQALRASPAKAYLESRGILAASPALRFHPRTPLGPKGRTRFLPAMIAAVSLDKGPIAIHRTFLSTEASGKAAFEKPKRALGALCEAAVRLFAPASGKLGLAEGIESAMSAYALTGIPVWATLGNERFGLVSVPESLTELHLFVDHDAGGELAASRGLAAYARDGRTIHVRKPSSRDTDWNDELTSWLRRKAAR; encoded by the coding sequence ATGTCCCTGTCTGTCCAAACTCATCCCAACCGGTCGCTTGCCGAGACCGCCCGTCGCATTTGCGAATCGCGAGGGGGCAAATGGTCCGGCACAAAGGGCATGGCCTGTTGCCCCGCGCATGATGACCGCACGCCGTCACTCGGTGTGTCGCTCGGCCGACAGGCCATCCTCTTCCACTGTTTCGCGGGATGCGATCAGCAGAGCGTGCTGGCTGCTCTGGCGCGTGAAGGTTTCGAGGCACCGGCGCTTTTTGCAGGTTCGGCGACCACCAACGAACCCGAATCGACCAGCACCCGCAAACCCTCGGCGGTAGCGCTGAGGATCTGGCGCGAAGCGCAAGCTTTGCGTGCCAGTCCGGCAAAGGCATATCTTGAAAGCCGCGGCATCCTCGCCGCATCTCCGGCGCTCCGCTTCCATCCACGAACGCCGCTTGGTCCGAAGGGACGCACCCGCTTTTTGCCCGCCATGATCGCGGCGGTCAGCCTCGACAAGGGGCCGATCGCCATCCACCGCACGTTCCTGTCTACCGAGGCTTCAGGCAAGGCCGCTTTCGAAAAGCCGAAACGCGCGCTCGGCGCGCTCTGTGAAGCTGCTGTCCGTCTGTTCGCTCCGGCCTCCGGCAAGCTCGGCCTCGCCGAGGGTATCGAGAGCGCGATGTCGGCCTATGCTCTCACCGGCATTCCCGTCTGGGCGACCCTGGGCAATGAGCGCTTCGGTCTCGTGAGCGTGCCCGAGAGCCTGACCGAACTCCACCTCTTCGTCGATCATGATGCTGGCGGCGAACTGGCCGCGTCGCGTGGCCTGGCCGCTTATGCACGCGATGGACGGACGATCCACGTTCGCAAACCATCCTCACGCGACACCGACTGGAACGATGAACTTACATCATGGCTGCGCCGCAAAGCGGCGCGGTAG